The Balaenoptera musculus isolate JJ_BM4_2016_0621 chromosome 5, mBalMus1.pri.v3, whole genome shotgun sequence region CAAGTGACCGTGCCTGCCCTTGGTCCCCGCCCTGAGGCAGGCAGGCTTGGCCACCTCGTATGCCGTGTGGGCCACTTCGAAGAGCTTTGCGGCGTTTCTGGTCTCCAGGATAATTGGGGGCATCAGCAAGGGGAATGTCAGCCTCTCCACCGCCATTGTCGCCGACCTGGGCTCGTCTCCCGCCCGCAGCAGGGGCATGGTGAGTGCACTTCAGGGGGCTTAGGGGTGGACGGGCTCCCGGGCCCGGGTCTCCCTGCCTGGCTCAGGCAGTCTTCTCCCCAGGCAGTCATCGGGGTGGCCTTCTCTTTGGCCTTCACGCTGGGCCCCATGCTCGGCGCCTCCCTGCCCGTGGAGACGGCGCCCTGGTTGGCCCTGCTCTTCGCGGTCTCCGATCTGCTGTTCATCTTCTGCTTCCTGCCGGAGACGCTGCCCCCAGAGAAGCGGGTAAGGTGGGAGCCAGACAGGCGCAGGGGCTCGCTTCTGGGGCCTGCGGGGAGGCCGGGCCGCCCGCTCCCGGTGTCCAGACGCTCTTGGGACCACAGCGCCTCCTGGGGCCCCTGTGTTGCCCAAGTCCCCCTACCTCCAAAGCCTGGCAGGTGGACTGGGGGCAGGGGCCAAGCAGGTTCGGGTCAAGCCCACCCCCAGGTTGCGAGGCCTGGGGACACCACCAGCCTCGTCGCAGGCTCCTCAATCCTGTGCCCTCCAGGCACCGTCCATCACGCTGGGGTTCCGAGCTGCTGTTGACCTGCTCAGCCCCCTGGCCCTGCTCTGCTTCTCAGCCGTGGCACGTGGCCCGGACCCGCCCATCGGAGTCAGTAAGGAGCGGGCCCCCTCGTGAGGGTAGGGCTGTGGCTCCCTCGGGCTGCCCAGGGTTCCCCCCCAGCTGCCATCGGGGCCCCCTTTCCGCTGACGTCCCCTTCCGCTGCTCCGCAGGGCTGGGCAGCCTGCGCCTGCTGGGCCTGGTCTACTTCCTCTATCTTTTCCTGTTCTCGGGCCTGGAGTTCACGCTGAGCTTCCTCGTGCACCAGCGCTTCCAGTTCAGCAGGTGGGAGCGTGGGGCCCCTGCCGGGACCCCGCCTGGGCacgccctgccctctccccatcctGAGGCCCCGCAGCCCCGCCGCTTCAGGGCTGACTCCTACCTTGGCCCGTCCCCCGGGGCCCAGCCCGGGATCCCGGGGCGGGCGGTGCCTCGCGCCGAGAACGGGTGACGCACGGGCCGTCACCCAGGCTGCCTGGCTCTGCGTGCGAGCAGCACGGGCGCAGCAGGGAAGGGGTGCTGATGGCTCGCTCCTCCCAGCCTAGAGCAGGGAAAGATGTTCTTCTTCATCGGCCTCACCATGGCCACCATCCAGGGCGCCTACGCCCGGCGGATCAGCCCTGGCGGGGAGATCGCAGCTGTGAAGCGGGTACGGGGGCTCCCCTGGGCGTGGGGGCAGGCAGCGCCCCGAGCTCTGCGGAGGCAGCGGGGTGGTCCTGAGACCGGCTGTGCCGCCCGCAGGCCGTCCTGCTGCTCGTCCCCGCCTTCCTCCTCATCGGCTGGGGGCACACGCTGCCCgtgctgggcctggggctgctgcTCTACTCCTTCGGTGAGTGAGCGGCCCTGACCAGGCTGGCGGGGGTGCGGTCAGGGGCCGGCGGCCGGGAATCCTGGAGGGTCGCACCCCTGCCggcccctcctcc contains the following coding sequences:
- the MFSD10 gene encoding major facilitator superfamily domain-containing protein 10 isoform X7: MGWGAGGSCTPRPPIRQQPAPETRVVAVVFLGLLLDLLAFTLLLPLLPALLERHGRVQDPLYGSWQRGVDWFAAAIGMPAEKRYNTVLFGGLIGSVFSLLQFLSAPLTGAVSDCLGRRPVLLLSLAGLATSYAVWATSKSFAAFLVSRIIGGISKGNVSLSTAIVADLGSSPARSRGMAVIGVAFSLAFTLGPMLGASLPVETAPWLALLFAVSDLLFIFCFLPETLPPEKRAPSITLGFRAAVDLLSPLALLCFSAVARGPDPPIGVRLGSLRLLGLVYFLYLFLFSGLEFTLSFLVHQRFQFSSLEQGKMFFFIGLTMATIQGAYARRISPGGEIAAVKRAVLLLVPAFLLIGWGHTLPVLGLGLLLYSFAAAIVVPCLSSVVAGYGSPGQKGVVMGTLRSLGALARALGPTVAASVYWLAGARVCYTVCAGLFLLPFSLLRKLRSPAGTLKAE
- the MFSD10 gene encoding major facilitator superfamily domain-containing protein 10 isoform X6; its protein translation is MGWGAGGSCTPRPPIRQQPAPETRVVAVVFLGLLLDLLAFTLLLPLLPALLERHGRVQDPLYGSWQRGVDWFAAAIGMPAEKRYNTVLFGGLIGSVFSLLQFLSAPLTGAVSDCLGRRPVLLLSLAGLATSYAVWATSKSFAAFLVSRIIGGISKGNVSLSTAIVADLGSSPARSRGMAVIGVAFSLAFTLGPMLGASLPVETAPWLALLFAVSDLLFIFCFLPETLPPEKRAPSITLGFRAAVDLLSPLALLCFSAVARGPDPPIGVRLGSLRLLGLVYFLYLFLFSGLEFTLSFLVHQRFQFSSLEQGKMFFFIGLTMATIQGAYARRISPGGEIAAVKRAVLLLVPAFLLIGWGHTLPVLGLGLLLYSFAAAIVVPCLSSVVAGYGERPFPCPRSPWVAHRHLTASPLSPTGSPGQKGVVMGTLRSLGALARALGPTVAASVYWLAGARVCYTVCAGLFLLPFSLLRKLRSPAGTLKAE
- the MFSD10 gene encoding major facilitator superfamily domain-containing protein 10 isoform X8, coding for MGWGAGGSCTPRPPIRQQPAPETRVVAVVFLGLLLDLLAFTLLLPLLPALLERHGRVQDPLYGSWQRGVDWFAAAIGMPAEKRYNTVLFGGLIGSVFSLLQFLSAPLTGAVSDCLGRRPVLLLSLAGLATSYAVWATSKSFAAFLVSRIIGGISKGNVSLSTAIVADLGSSPARSRGMAVIGVAFSLAFTLGPMLGASLPVETAPWLALLFAVSDLLFIFCFLPETLPPEKRAPSITLGFRAAVDLLSPLALLCFSAVARGPDPPIGVRLGSLRLLGLVYFLYLFLFSGLEFTLSFLVHQRFQFSSLEQGKMFFFIGLTMATIQGAYARRISPGGEIAAVKRVRGLPWAWGQAAPRALRRQRGGPETGCAARRPSCCSSPPSSSSAGGTRCPCWAWGCCSTPSPLPSSCPACPPWSPAMALPGRRAWSWARCGAWAPWPGLWGPRWPPQCTGWPGPGSATPCARGSSCSPSPSCGS